From Marivirga harenae, one genomic window encodes:
- a CDS encoding T9SS type A sorting domain-containing protein, producing the protein MNYYSKRILALATHLVLANAALSQVFDKTFKPEILGNSLVKEILPITEERNIIIGDFFYLNGEKTANLAVINPDGSTDLNFNINEAELPYGQFLTALYDAEINKIYGGGYFENGIGLFRFNMDGSIDDTFKAPNNCNNVHHIRKQSDGQLIVFAADFPKAIQRLTSTGEVDNSFQFSSGPISYSTESITFEILENDKIFLGGEFEDVNGESNNTLVLLKEDGTIDDSFDIGDIIQSQGGPTMVTNITPLTDGRFFISGSFSSIQGNDANNYAIIDQVGKLDPSFTLLGQAGGTFTGNVSSTQTNDNHFILHGRTSFSNSLITKIDIDGNFVSDFNKINLSISTPEGYFFDYNSILTNEKHFYTSGQFSASGNLNLERILKADFNGNIIEDYTPQSGYTASINDALVLENGKALIIGEFTKIGNAETSNIALLNLDGSADTEFLNAVGNGINGTPRSLTKLSDGSIIITGLMDSYNSKPVNNIMKISTSGVLDESFTASIQAISQGIVGKDVLELADGKILVTGHFNSVNGEERHSIAVLNQDGSLDLSFDANNLLETNSTINAIAIKDNQTIVIAGEKELNSESFMMEIDNNGDLIFDYNSTNDLSKYKVNSIVVLSNNTIIASADDKETFNDWPLLQFNTDGILVDHSSINASSNSFNTMVALNDSTLYVGGQFSSINGFPVDGFAKIGLDGQVYTDFDYDLITQGNYAGSAINKILYYNENQFLIGGAFLGNDDYPLFNIGLLNVAAPLAPTNINVSFDFNNGNNITWNSNDSRHPQFEVYRKSAANSFVVIDTLETETFSFIDSSIDLKTDYAYKIRAINSGFYSPFTDEVSIITDSILPINSAGFNFNFLAGTELSMAVPEKDYRTDHYITLYKSGDNDDFSEILSSINVDSVKYTDLEVELDNQYHYKTKSTVGIFSSESPNIFDYRTPESAFLEIPNELVTNIQNDQITISWSYEQAVLGFEILKLTGAEGEFTVADTVETSTFIDQDIELFQSYNYKVKAFNRFESSEYAELESALITAQSEQLSSRLKAFPVPATDKISIIMDGTIIQNIHLINTQGKIVLKQTAEKDNINLDIESLERGIYFLKVISNGEYALKRIVIE; encoded by the coding sequence ATGAACTATTACAGTAAGCGAATATTAGCTTTAGCAACTCACTTGGTACTGGCCAACGCAGCACTATCACAAGTATTCGATAAGACCTTCAAGCCAGAAATTCTTGGGAATTCTTTAGTCAAAGAAATCTTGCCAATAACTGAAGAAAGAAATATCATCATTGGTGACTTTTTTTATTTAAATGGAGAGAAAACAGCCAATCTTGCCGTAATAAACCCCGATGGAAGCACAGATCTTAATTTTAATATAAATGAAGCGGAGTTACCATACGGACAGTTTTTAACTGCGCTTTATGATGCTGAAATAAATAAAATATACGGAGGTGGTTATTTTGAGAATGGAATAGGGCTTTTTCGATTCAATATGGATGGCAGCATTGATGATACTTTCAAGGCACCAAATAATTGTAATAATGTACATCACATAAGAAAGCAGTCTGATGGACAGCTAATAGTATTTGCTGCAGACTTTCCAAAAGCAATTCAACGATTAACTTCGACAGGAGAAGTTGATAATAGTTTTCAGTTTTCTAGCGGTCCTATTAGTTACTCCACAGAATCAATAACTTTTGAAATATTGGAAAATGACAAAATATTTTTGGGAGGAGAATTCGAAGATGTCAATGGCGAATCAAACAATACCCTCGTACTATTAAAAGAGGACGGTACAATTGATGACAGTTTTGACATTGGCGACATTATTCAATCACAGGGAGGACCTACTATGGTTACAAACATTACTCCTTTGACAGATGGTCGTTTCTTTATTTCCGGAAGTTTTTCTAGCATTCAAGGAAATGATGCCAATAATTATGCAATAATTGACCAAGTTGGCAAATTAGACCCTTCTTTCACACTTTTGGGACAAGCAGGAGGGACTTTTACTGGAAACGTATCTTCTACACAGACAAATGACAATCATTTTATTTTGCATGGCCGAACAAGTTTTTCCAATTCGCTGATAACTAAAATAGATATTGATGGGAATTTTGTCTCAGATTTCAATAAAATCAATCTATCGATTTCGACTCCCGAGGGATACTTTTTTGATTATAATTCGATACTAACAAATGAGAAGCACTTCTACACCTCTGGTCAGTTTAGCGCCTCAGGCAACTTGAATCTTGAAAGGATACTGAAAGCAGACTTTAATGGCAATATAATAGAAGATTACACCCCTCAATCTGGTTATACGGCAAGCATTAATGACGCCCTAGTATTGGAAAATGGAAAAGCTTTAATCATAGGAGAATTTACAAAAATTGGCAACGCAGAAACATCTAATATTGCATTATTAAACCTTGATGGAAGTGCTGATACAGAATTTCTTAATGCTGTTGGAAATGGTATTAATGGCACCCCTAGAAGTTTGACAAAATTAAGTGATGGTAGTATAATAATTACCGGTTTAATGGATTCCTATAACAGCAAGCCAGTAAATAATATCATGAAAATTAGCACATCAGGAGTATTAGATGAATCCTTTACAGCAAGTATACAAGCAATTTCACAAGGTATTGTGGGTAAGGACGTTCTAGAACTTGCAGATGGCAAAATATTGGTCACGGGGCACTTCAATTCTGTAAATGGAGAAGAAAGACATTCTATTGCTGTACTTAATCAAGATGGTAGTCTTGATTTAAGTTTTGATGCCAACAACTTATTGGAAACTAACTCAACTATCAATGCAATAGCAATAAAGGATAACCAAACAATAGTAATTGCAGGAGAAAAAGAACTTAATAGTGAATCCTTTATGATGGAAATAGATAATAACGGAGATTTGATCTTTGATTATAATTCCACTAATGACTTATCGAAATATAAAGTGAATTCAATAGTTGTTCTATCAAACAATACTATTATTGCTTCTGCTGATGATAAAGAAACATTTAATGATTGGCCTCTATTACAGTTTAACACAGATGGAATACTTGTGGATCATAGCAGCATCAACGCTTCTTCCAATTCCTTCAATACTATGGTGGCGCTAAATGACTCAACCCTGTACGTGGGCGGCCAGTTTTCGTCAATTAATGGATTTCCTGTAGATGGATTTGCTAAAATAGGATTAGATGGACAGGTTTATACTGATTTTGATTATGATTTGATTACGCAAGGGAATTATGCTGGTTCAGCTATAAACAAAATATTATACTACAACGAAAACCAATTCTTGATTGGTGGTGCGTTTTTAGGAAATGATGATTATCCTCTATTTAATATAGGATTATTAAATGTTGCAGCCCCACTTGCTCCAACTAACATCAATGTCAGTTTTGATTTTAACAACGGAAACAACATCACTTGGAACAGTAATGATAGCAGACATCCTCAATTTGAAGTTTATAGAAAATCAGCAGCCAATAGTTTTGTTGTGATTGACACTTTAGAAACTGAAACATTTAGTTTTATTGATAGTAGTATAGACCTAAAAACTGACTATGCCTATAAAATAAGAGCAATAAATTCAGGATTCTATTCTCCATTTACTGATGAAGTTTCAATTATTACGGACAGTATCCTGCCGATCAATTCCGCTGGTTTCAATTTCAATTTTCTAGCTGGAACGGAACTAAGTATGGCTGTTCCTGAAAAGGATTATAGAACAGATCATTATATCACCTTATATAAATCAGGCGATAACGATGATTTTTCAGAAATTCTTAGCTCCATTAATGTTGATTCAGTAAAATACACCGATCTTGAAGTAGAATTAGACAACCAATACCATTACAAGACTAAATCTACTGTTGGCATCTTCAGTTCAGAATCTCCTAACATTTTTGACTATAGGACGCCAGAATCCGCATTTCTTGAAATACCGAATGAGTTGGTTACTAATATTCAAAACGATCAAATAACGATCTCGTGGTCATACGAGCAAGCAGTACTCGGTTTTGAAATTTTGAAATTGACAGGAGCAGAAGGTGAATTTACCGTTGCCGACACAGTGGAAACCAGCACTTTTATTGATCAAGACATTGAACTTTTTCAATCCTATAATTACAAAGTAAAGGCTTTCAATAGATTTGAGTCTTCTGAATATGCTGAGTTAGAATCTGCTCTTATTACTGCCCAGAGCGAACAATTAAGTTCCAGGCTAAAAGCTTTCCCAGTTCCTGCAACAGATAAAATATCGATCATAATGGACGGCACTATAATTCAAAATATTCATTTAATTAATACTCAAGGAAAAATCGTGCTTAAACAAACAGCGGAAAAAGACAATATCAATTTGGATATCGAATCTCTAGAAAGGGGTATTTACTTCCTTAAAGTTATTTCCAATGGTGAATATGCCTTAAAGAGAATTGTAATTGAATAA
- the tnpA gene encoding IS200/IS605 family transposase: MGQALVQNYLHIIFSTKNRQPLITKSIEPELYGYLGEICNRLGCQVIKVGGYTDHIHLLCRLSKNITLTKLMQEIKSHSSKWIKTKGEEFEDFYWQNGYGAFSVNCSQLNPVIEYIAGQHKHHRKKTFQEEYIAFLKKYDVDYDERYVWD; the protein is encoded by the coding sequence ATGGGACAAGCACTTGTACAAAATTATCTTCACATAATATTCAGTACCAAAAATAGACAACCACTTATTACTAAAAGTATAGAGCCAGAATTATATGGCTATTTAGGAGAGATTTGCAATAGATTAGGATGTCAAGTCATTAAAGTAGGCGGATATACAGACCACATTCACCTACTTTGCAGACTATCTAAAAATATCACTTTGACTAAACTCATGCAGGAAATAAAGTCTCACTCTTCTAAATGGATCAAAACTAAAGGAGAAGAATTTGAAGATTTCTATTGGCAAAATGGATATGGCGCCTTTTCTGTAAATTGTTCTCAACTGAATCCAGTGATTGAATATATTGCTGGACAACACAAACATCATCGGAAGAAAACATTTCAAGAAGAATACATAGCGTTTTTAAAGAAGTATGATGTTGATTATGATGAACGCTACGTCTGGGACTGA
- the pth gene encoding aminoacyl-tRNA hydrolase, translating to MKYLIAGLGNIGPEYEITRHNIGFLTLDRLADQQKVEFETLKLAMKSEFKYKGRQIHLIKPTTYMNLSGKAINYWMQELKIPKENLLVITDDIALPFGKLRLRAKGSAAGHNGLKNIEDLTGGQNYARLKFGIGDNFHKGQQVDYVLSPFSQQEFDELPFMMDKVCDMVLGFSTIGVNRTMSEFND from the coding sequence ATGAAATACCTAATAGCAGGTTTGGGCAATATTGGCCCTGAATATGAAATCACTCGTCATAACATCGGTTTTTTAACTTTAGACAGATTGGCCGACCAGCAAAAAGTGGAGTTTGAAACCCTGAAATTGGCTATGAAAAGTGAATTTAAATATAAAGGAAGGCAAATCCACCTCATTAAGCCGACAACTTATATGAATCTCTCAGGCAAAGCCATCAACTATTGGATGCAGGAACTAAAAATCCCTAAAGAAAACTTATTAGTCATAACAGATGATATCGCCCTGCCTTTTGGAAAGTTGAGATTGAGAGCAAAAGGCTCAGCAGCTGGTCATAATGGTCTGAAAAATATTGAGGATTTAACAGGCGGACAGAATTATGCTCGATTAAAGTTCGGCATTGGAGACAACTTTCACAAAGGCCAGCAAGTGGATTATGTTTTAAGTCCTTTCAGTCAGCAGGAGTTTGATGAATTACCCTTCATGATGGACAAGGTCTGTGATATGGTTTTAGGCTTTTCTACCATTGGAGTCAATAGAACCATGAGCGAGTTTAATGATTGA